The DNA region CTGCGAAGAACCGCCGATTTGCTTGCCACGATGCGGGTTTGTGCCCCGCATAACCTGTGCAAGACCCCGGGGAGTTCTTACACATCTGCACCGTCCGCCGCCCCCGAGCAGTTATCCACGCCTTCGAAGCCGCCCTGTGTACCGAAGCGTGTATTAGATGTAGAAACGCTAATCGGTCTGACAGAGCGCCACCAGCGAGCGGATCTTGTTCCGGTACGCTTCGTCGCGCTGCATTTGGTCCTTGACCTTGTCCCGGGCGTACATCACGGTCGTGTGATCCTTCTTATTGAACTCGCGCGCGATGTGCGGCAGGGACGAATCGGTCAGCTCCGTGCAGACGAACATGGCGATCTGGCGAGGCCCGGCCACGCGCTGGTCGCGGCGGTGGTTGTCCATCTCTTTAATGGTCAGGCCGTGGGCCTTGGCGATCTTGTCCTTGATGGTGTCGATCGTCACGCGGCGCAGCGGCATCTGGGCCACGGCGTTCTTGAGCACTTCGGCGGCGAGATCGACCGTAATCGTGGACTTGGTCAGCGACGAGAACGCGACGACGCGAATCAGCGCGCCTTCCAGCTCGCGGATGTTCGATGGGATGACCTTGGCAATGTACGACGTCACTTCGTCGGGCACCGGAATCTTCTCCGACTCCGCCTTCTTGCGCAGAATGGCTTCGCGCGTCTCCAGATCGGGCGGCTGGATGTCGGTGAGCAAGCCCCACTCGAAACGCGAGCGCAGCCGGTTCTCCAGCGTTTGAATCTCTTTGGGCGGCCGGTCGCTCGAGATGACCAGTTGCCGGCCCGACTCGTGCAGCGCGTTGAAGGTGTGGAAGAACTCTTCTTGCGTTCCTTCCTTGCCTTCCAAGAATTGGATGTCGTCGATCAGCAAGACGTCAACCAAGCGATACTTGTTGCGAAACTCCAGCGTCTTGTTGTTTTGCACCGCGATGATGAATTCGTTGGTGAATTTTTCGCTCGACACGTACACGACGTTCGCATCGGGAATGTCTTGCAACACGCGGTGACCGATTGCGTGCATCAAGTGCGTCTTGCCGAGACCGACGCCGCCGTACAAAAAAAGCGGATTGTACGCGCGCGCCGGCGCCGCCGCAACCGCTTGCGAAGCCGCGTGCGCGAACCGGTTGGAATTGCCGATGACGAACTCTTCGAAGGTGTACCGCGAGTTCAAATTGCCCGGCCGGAACTCGGTTTGCAGGCGCGCGGGGCCAGTCTGGACGGCCGTTTCGCCCTCCTGGGCCGGCGTTTCGCCGGCTTGCTCCACTACGACGAACTGCAGGTCGAACGCGGTGCCGAACGTGTCGGCCAAGGCTTCGACGATCTGCGCTTTTAAGCGATTTTCCACCCAGTCGCGGGCGAAGTTGTTCTGCACCGCCAGCAGCAGCTCGTTACCGTTTAAGGAAACCAGGCGCAGCGGCTTGATCCACATCTCGTAGATCGGTTTGGAGAAACGTCGTTCTAGCGCTGTAAGTGCGGATTGCCAGAGTTCATTCGAAATATCCGAGGTTCCAACCGCAAGCGCCATCCTGTTTCCGTCCCGTCGTCATCTAGTTCAGAACCTCATCGGCGACAAAAGTCGGTCGACGCAGTCCCTTCTTGGAGGCGCATGGGTTGGCGCTATCGGGGGCGTATCCTGCGGTAAATTAAGAGATTCTTATCCACTTATCCACAGGTGTAGAACCCTCCATTTTTCGGCTCAAAACCCGCACAATCCACCGTTACAAGCGAGCTCTTGACAAGCGCAAAAAGCGCCGTCACACGGGCCTTTTAGGGGCAAGTCGGGCAAGCGGCGCAGCACTGCTTTCCACAGCGTTCTCCACACGTGTGGAGAGCCGTCATTAAGCAAACTTGGCTTGACGCTGCGAGCATGCTGGTCCTATACTAGGTGGCTGTGTCCTGCGGGTGCATCCGCGGCACGCTCCCAGGAGTAGGATCCACGTATGAAGCGGACCTTCCAACCGCATAACCGCCGGCGCAAGCGCGTGCACGGCTTCCGTGAACGGATGTCGACCAAGAACGGCCGGCGCGTTATTGCTGCCCGCCGCAAGAGGGGCCGCAAGCGCCTGAGCGTCTGATGCGACGCTTTGCCAGCCTGCGGCGCCGGGCGGAGTTTGCCCGCCTGCGGCAGCGCGGCCGGCGAACCGCCACCCCGAACCTTACGATCTATCGAAGCCAGGGCTCGCCTGAAGGCGAACGACCCCTGGTGGGCATTACTGTGTCGACCTCGGTCGGAAAAGCCGTCCTTCGTAATAAGGTGAGGCGCCGGATCGCCGCCGCCGTGCACGAGCTGATTCCGGCGGACCCGCAGCTGCGGGTGTTGATCGTCGCCCGGCCATCGACGGCGGTGGCGTCGTATTCCGACCTTCACACCGAACTGGCTCGCGCGCTCGCATGATCCGCACGCCGTTGATTCTTCTGCTGCGGGCCTACAAAGGCGTTGTCTCGCCGTTTCTTCCGCCGGCCTGCCGCTTCTATCCGAGCTGTTCGGAATATGCCGCGCAAGCATTCGAGAAACACGGCGTTTTGCGCGGCGGTATCATGTCCGCGAAACGGATCGCGCGTTGTCACCCGTGGCATCCCGGCGGTTTCGACCCCGTAGCTGAAAGGTAACCCTTGCACTTTATTCTGGCCACCAACTGGTTTCTCGACCCGATCGTCGGCGGCATCACGGCGATCCTCGATGCGATCAATTCGGTCGTGCACAGCCGCGGTTGGAGTTTGGTCATCTTCGCGCTCGCCTTCAAATTGATCTCGTGGCCGCTGAACACCAAGCAGTTCATGGCCATGATCAAGATGCAGAAGCTGGGCCCGCAGATCAAAGCGCTCCAGGCGCGTTACGGCAAAAAAGATCCGCAGCAGTTACAAAAAGAGACCATGGAGCTGTACCGCAAGCACGGCGCCAACCCGCTGGCGGGCTGTTGGCCGATGCTGGTCCAGTATCCGATCATTATCAGCGTGTACTACGCGGTGTGGTCGCATCAAAAGCTCTACGAGAACGAACACTGGCTCTGGGTCGGCGCGCCGTTCACGCAACACGTGTCGCCGTTGCTCTGGAAGGCCTACCTGTTCGCGCCGAACTTGGCGTCGGCCGACATCGTCTTGCTGCTGCTTTACGCGATATCGATGTACTTCTACTCACGCTATGCCACCATGCCGTCCACCGATCCGCAGCAAGCGCAGACGCAAAAACTCATGGCGATCTTCTCGCCGCTGATGCTCGGGTTCTTGGGCTTGCGGTACAACTGGCCGTCAGCCATGGTGCTGTACTGGTTCTCCTACAACTTGTTCACGATGGGCCAGCAATTTTATCTGCTGGGTAAATATCATCAGCCGCTCTCGGCTCTCGACGACTTCCACCCGATCACCGACGTGCCGGATGCGCAGCCCAAAGCGTTGGCGAAACCGAACGGTGAAGTCGGCCAGCAGCAGCAGCGCGGCTCCCGCAGAAACAGAAAGAAAAAGAGAGGCGCAAGAAGGTAGCTATGTTCGAAGACGACATCGAGCCCGAAGACCAGCAGCCCGGCGGCGGGCGCCGGAATGGAACGCGGCGCACCGCTGCGCGGCCTCCGCGTAAGCGCGTCAAAGCGGAGATGCCCGACGCGGCCAAGCCGGCGCGCGATCTGCTCGAAGAGATCTTAGGAAAGATGGGCGTGCCTCACGCCGAGATCGAGTATCTGTCGCGGCCCGAAGGCGAGTACTTCGAAGTGACCGGTCCCGACTTGGCGATGCTGATCGGGCGCCACGGCAATACGCTCGAAGCGCTCAACTTGGTCTTCAATAACATTCTGAACGCCGGCGTGAAGACCAACCGCAAATACTACACGATCGACGCGGAAGGCTATCGCGCCCGCCGCGCCGACCAGTTGAAGAGTCTCGCGCTGATGACGCTCGAACGCTGCATCCGCGAGAAATCGCCGCAGAAGCTCGAGCCGATGTTGCCCTCCGAGCGAAAGATCGTGCACCTTGCGCTGGCGGACAACTCTTATGTGCGCACCGAATCCGAAGGCGTGGAACCGGAACGCCGCGTCGTAATTTTCCCCAAATAGACACCATTTGTGCGATCGCGACGCCGCCCGGCGTGGGCGCGATCGCGATCGTGCGCGTGAGCGGTCCGCAGGCGCGCGCCTTGGCAGCGCGCCTTTTTCGTTCACGCGGCGACCTGCAGCCGCACGTCGCTACCTACGGCACCGTTGTGGATGAAAACGGCGCAACGCTCGACCGCGGCGTTGCGATCTTGGCGATCGCGCCGCACAGTTACACGGGCGAAGATACGCTGGAACTGCAGATTCACGGATCGCCGATCGTCGCGCGCGAGCTCGTGCGCGCGCTGCTGGCGTGCGGCGCGCGCTACGCCACGGCCGGCGAGTTCAGCCGGCGCGCACTGCTCAACGGCAAGATGGATGCGCAAGAAGCTAGCGCGGTCGCGGATCTGATCGCGGCTGAATCGCGATCGGCCGCGCGCGCGGCCGCTGCCAACTTGGGCGGGGGCGTTGCCCGCGAAGTGCGTGCGTTGCGCGCGCGCGTTTCGGAAATACTCGAAGAACTTGCGGCGGCAATCGATTTTCCCGATGAAGTCGCCGACCCGGATCCGGTGAAGCTGCGCGCCGCGCTCGACGAGATTAGCAAAGCGCTGCGCGGGCTGCAGCGTGAGGGTGAAGCCGGGCGCTTGATCCGCGAAGGCCTGGGCGTCGCGATCGTCGGTCCGCCCAACGCCGGCAAGTCGTCGCTGCTGAACGCGCTGCTCGGCGAAGAACGAGCCCTCGTTTCGGAGATTGCGGGAACCACGCGCGACACGATCGAGGAATCGATCGCGGTGGACGGCGTGCAAGTGCGCTTGATCGATACGGCCGGCATCCGCGAGCACGCCGATCGTCTCGAGTCGGCCGGCATGGAACGGACGCGCCGCGCGCTCGCTGACGCGCAGCTCGCGATCGTCGTTCTGGACGGATCGCAGCCGCTCGACTCCGAGGCACGCGGAATTCTCGCTCAAACCGAGGACCGGCCACGCGTCGTCTTCTGCAACAAGGCCGACCTCGGCGATGCCGGCGCGCGTGAACTCGACGGCCGGGCGGACGTCATCGGGTCCGTGTACGAGCACTCGACACTGGAGGCGCTGCGCCACGCGGTCTCGCGAGCCGGTTGGGGCGGCGATCTGCCGGACCTGGAGCGCCCGCACTTAGCTGCGCTCTTCGAACTCGACGCCGTGGCCGAGGCGCTCGAGGCGTGCGAGCGCGCGAGTGAGACGCTCGAGCGCGGCGACCCGCCGGACCTGATCGCCGGCGAACTTCAGCGCGCCTTCGCGGCGCTCGGTCATCTCTCGGGCGATGCCGCCAGTGAAGAGCTATTGACGCAAATATTCGCTCGCTTCTGTATCGGGAAATAGCAAGCGGGCGGCGAAGGCCGCTTGCATGGTTGATGTACTTTCGCGTAACTGGTGGACGTTCTTAATCCGTGGCATCGCGTCGGTGATATTCGGAATTCTGGCGCTGGCGATGCCGGGGATCGCGCTGGTCGTGCTCGTGCTGCTCTTCGGGGCCTACGCATTCGTCGATGGCGTCTTTGCGCTGGTCGGCGCGGTGCGTGCCGCGGAAGCGAAGGACCGCTGGGCGCACCTGCTCTTCGTCGGCATCTTCGGGATCCTGGTCGGCGTGATCACATTCTTCTACTGGCAGATCACGGCGTTCGCGCTGCTTTATCTCATCGCGGCGTGGGCCATCGTCACGGGCATTCTGGAGCTGGTCGGCGCGTTCGAGCTGCGGCGTTTCATGGCGGACGAGTTCTGGTGGTTGCTGGCCGGTTTGGCGTCGATTGCCTTCGGCGTGCTACTGATCTGGCGGCCGGGCAGCGGAGCGCTGGCGGTTGTCTGGACCATCGGGATCTATGCGATCCTGTTCGGCGGTTTCCTGATCGGGCTGTCGTTCCGGTTGCGCAATCGCCTTCCGCACGGCGCGGGATAACGGACTGACCTAAAGCCCGGACCGTCTGCTACAATAGCGGGCGGTCATGTCAGACGCGTTTCATTCGGACGATGCCGGCGTCATTATCGTCGGCGGCGGCCACGCGGGCGTGGAAGCCGCGCTTGCTTCCGCGCGTTTGGGCGTTTCAACGCTGCTCCTGACGGGGGATCCCGATCGCATCTGCACGCTGCCGTGTAATCCGTCGATCGGCGGGAGCGCCAAAGGCCAACTGGTGCGCGAAATCGACGCGCTGGGCGGCGAGATGGGGCGCATCATCGACCAATGCTCGGTGCATGCGCGTTTCCTGAACGAATCGAAAGGCCCGGCCGTGCGCGCATTGCGTGCACAGGCCGATAAACCCGCGTACGCGCGTCTGGCGATCGAAACGTTGCGCGCGCAGCCGAATCTGCGCATCGAACGCGCGATGGTTGAGTCGTTGATCGCGAGCGCCGGCGAAATTCGCGGCGTTGCATGCGCCGATGGATCGCGTTATTCTGCGCGGCGCGTTGTGCTAGCCACCGGCACGTTTCTTGGCGGCAAATCTTTTCGCGGTGACGTCGTGCAAGCCGAAGGCCGTTTCGGCGAACCGCCGGCGATTGGATTGGCGCACTCGCTGCGCGAGGTCGGCTTTCCGACGCAGCGCTTAAAGACCGGCACGCCGCCCCGGATCGATCGCAATAGCGTGAACGTCGATGCCATGCAAATGCAGGCCGCAAGCCCGATTCCATTGATGTTTTCGTACAATAGCGAGGTGCGCTTTGCCGGTCCGCAGCTGCCGTGCTATATCACGGAAACGAATGAGCGAACGCATCAACTCGTGCGCGACAATCTGCATCTTTCGCCGCTGTACGGACTCGATTTAATCAAAGGAATCGGCCCGCGATATTGTCCATCGATCGAAGACAAGGTTGTGAAGTTCGCGCACAATCCGACGCATCAAATCTTTATCGAACCCGAAGGCTGGAACGAACCGACGTGGTACGTCGGCGGGTTTTCGACGTCGCTGCCTGCCGAAGTGCAGCTCGCGATGTTGCGTACGATGCCCGGGCTGGAAGACTGCAAGATGTTGCGCGCCGGTTATGCGGTCGAGTACGACATGGTTCCGCCGACCGAGTTGCGCGACACGCTCGAAACGCGCCGTTTGACCGGTCTGTATCATTGTGGGCAGCTGAACGGCACGTCCGGGTACGAAGAAGCTGCCGCGCAAGGGCTTATTGCGGGCATAAACGCGGCGCGCGCCGCGCAAGGCCGCGATCAGTTGCGCTTGGCGCGCAGCCAAGCGTACATCGGCGTGCTCGTTGACGACCTCGTGACCAAGGGCGTCGACGAACCGTACCGCATGCTCACGTCGCGCGCGGAGCATCGCATCGTGCTGCGCCACGATAACGCGGATCTGCGGCTAACGCCGGTCGGGCGCGAGCTCGGACTCGTTAACGACGCAGATTGGGCGCGCTTCGAACGGCGCCGCGATGCGCTGGCCCAAGCGCGCCGGCTCTCAGATTCCACGCGCATCGGCGTATCTACAATCTCGGATCTTCTGCGGCGCCCGGCCATTCAGTTCGGCGACGTCGCGTCGACTTTGGCGGAGGTCGAGCCGGCCATCGGCGAGCGGCTGGCCATCGAAGTAAAATGCGAAGGCTACGTGCGGCGCCAGGAGATCGCGATCGAAAAAGCCGCCCGGACCGAAGGCGCTGCCATGCCGGACGAGATCGATTACGCCGCGATCGTCGCGCTGTCGCGCGAGGCCCGCGAGAAGCTGACCGCGCAGCGTCCCGCCACGCTCGGTGCCGCGTCACGGGTTCCCGGCGTGACCCCGGCCGATATAGCAATCCTCAGCCTCTACGCCAACGGCGCCACGCTCGCTCCGGCGTGAGCCCGGAAACTGAACGCGCCGAGGCTTTGCTAGCCGCCGGCGGTGCATCGCCTGAACACGTACCGCGGCTCGCCCAGTACGCGGCTCTGGTCCTGGACGCGAATCGAAAATTCAATCTGACCGGCGCGCGCACGATCGACGAGTTCGTGCCGCATATCCTCGATAGTCTGACCGTCGTTCCGTATATTCGCACGCCCTATGTGGACGTCGGTAGCGGCGGCGGACTGCCCGGAATACCGGTAGCGATCGTTACGGGCGCGCGCACGCTGCTAGTCGAGGCGACTGCCAAAAAAGCCGCTTTCCTTCGCGAGGCGATCTCCGCCCTCGGGATCGACGCGGAGGTTGCCACCGCGCGAGCGGAGGACGCTGGCCGCAAACCCGAGCTTCGCCAGCAGTTCGTGACCGCGACTGCCCGTGCCGTCGCTACCGCTCCGACGGCCTTGGAACTCACGGCCCCGCTGCTGGCGGTGGGCGGCGTCGCAATACTCCAGCGAGGATCCATGGACGTGACCGAGCGGACGGCGCTGGAAGGGGCCGCGCTGATGCTGGGCTGCGTGGTTGATGCCGAAGTGGCCCTGGAGGGAGAGCGGCGCCTGATCCTCGTCCGGAAGACCTCGGCGACCCCCGAGCGGTTCCCCCGGCGGGCGGGCATTCCGGAAAAGCGACCCCTCTGCAGCTTAAATGTTCCCCGGGGAACCTTGGGTGCTATTATCTGACCTAGAATGGATAAGCGCTCGCGCTGGTTCCCGACATGGGCAATCCTGTTGCTCGCGATTGGTCTTTGGTTTGCCATCGTCGTAGGGTTTGAAGTCGCTGCCATACTCAGCGGCCGGATCTAGGGCGATCAGTCCCTTGTCACGGCTCGCGCCCCTGGAAATAGACCGAACCCTCGCCGAGGCGCTCCCGGCGGGATCGCTTTATGCCGTCGGCGGTCGGGTCCGCGACGAGCTCCGTCGCGAGATCGAGGGAGCCAAAATCGACCGCAAAGACCTGGACTACGTCGTGACCGGCCTGCCCGTCGCGGACCTCAAGAAGCGCCTTCAGGCGCTGGGCCGCGTGGACGAGGTCGGCGCCGCGTTCGCGGTGCTGAAGGTAACCATCAAAGGCAATACGGTGGATATCGCCCTGCCAAGGCGCGAGCGCTCGGTTGGTACCGGCCATCGCGAATTCGAGATCGAGAGCGGCCCCGACATTTCGTTGGATGAGGATCTCGGCCGCCGCGACTTCCGCATGAACATGATCGCGCGTGCGCTGCCGTCCGGTGAGATCGTCGATCCGCACGGCGGCGAAGCCGACATTCGCGCGCGCCGCATCGACATTCTGAGCGATCACAGCTTTGAAGAAGATCCGTTGCGTATGCTGCGCGCCGCGCAGTTTGCAGCGCGATTTAATTACGAACCGACGGCACGCGCGCGTGAAGCAATGGCGAAAGCCGCGCCGCTCATCGCAACGGTTTCGGCCGAACGCATGGCGGACGAGCTCGCGAAGCTGTTCGTGCTCGCCGAACGCCCGTCGATCGGCGTTGAATTACTGCGCGAAACCGGCGTGCTCGCGCACTTCTGGCCCGAGCTGCTCGAAGGCGTGGACGTCGAGCAGAATCAATGGCACGCGTACGATGTCTACCGACATACCCTCGCGACGCTCGACGCCTCGCCGCCGGGCGATTTGGTGGTGCGTTTGGCCGCGCTTTTGCACGACGTCGGCAAGCCTCGGACCAAGGACGGCCCGCATTTTTACCGCCACGAGCAGGTCGGCGCTGAAATGGCGCGCGAGATGCTTGCCCGCTTGCGCTTTTCGAACGACGTCATCGAAAACGTCGAGCATTTGGTGCGCCAGCACATGTACGTCGGCGATCCTGAGCTCTCGGATCCCGCCTTGCGGCGGCTGATCCGGCGCATCGGGCCCGCCAATTTGGATCGCCAGTTTGCCGTGCGCGCGGCGGATATCGCCGGCAGCGGATTGCCAAAACGCGACGACTCCAACGAGCGGTTTCAAGCCCGCGCATACGCCGAAGTGGCGCGCAAACCGCCGTTTTCGATCGCCGATCTGCGCATCGGCGGAAAAGACGTTATCGACTCGATGGTACGCAAAGGCCTGGCGCAGCCGGGATTTGCCGGCGATGCGCGCGTCGGCGAGACCTTGCGCGAGCTCTTCGAGCAGGTCACCGAACAGCCCGAGCGTAACGAGCCGGGCACGCTGCAAACGCTGCTGGAAGCGTATTTGGACGCTCGCCGCCATGCAAGTTAAGGAGTCCCACCTGTCGCGGATCATCGCACTCGTCAATCAAAAGGGCGGTGTCGGCAAGAGTACGACGACAGTGAATCTCGGTGCGGCCCTGGCGGTGCTCGGAAAGCGCGTGCTGGTGGTCGATCTCGATCCGCAGGGCAACACGACCACGGGCCTGGGCATCAATAAAGCTGCAATAAAACGCGACGTGTACGATCTGCTCATGCACTTTGCGTCGATCGACGAAGTGCTGTGCGACACCGAGATTCCGGGCCTGCAGATCATTCCGGCCACGATCAATCTGGCCGGTGCGGAGATCGAATTGGTCTCGGCACTCTCGCGCGAAAACCGGCTCAAGGGCGTGGTCAGCTCGATTGCGGGCGCTTACGATTTCGTGCTGATAGATTGTCCGCCGTCGCTCGGATTGCTGACCATTAACGCGCTGACGGCCACCCGCGAAATCATCATTCCGGTGCAAGCGGAGTACTATGCGTTGGAGGGTTTATCGCAGCTCACCAACGTGGTGCGCCGCGTGCAGGAAGCCCTCAATCCGGATCTGCTGATCACGGGCGTACTCGTCACGATGTTCGATGGCCGCACGAAGCTGGCGACCGAAGTACTCGAAGAACTCAACGCATACTTTCCGCAGCAAATGCTCAAAACGCAGATCCCGCGCAACATCAGGCTTTCGGAAGCGCCGTCGTACGGCAAACCCGTAATCTTGTTCGATTTGAAGTCGCGCGGCGCGCAAGCGTACATGGCGCTGGCAAGTGAGATCATGGCGGCCGACTCCAGCGCGGTGGCGCGATGAGCAGCGCGCCGAAGCGCGGTTTGGGCCGCGGGCTGGGCGCATTGCTCGGCGACGCGCGCGCCACGGCGGCGCCCGCCTCGATGGCCGAAGGCATCCGCGAAATTCCGATCGATCGCATCCGCCCCAATCCGCATCAGCCCCGCAAACGCTTCGACGAAGAAGGCTTGGGCGAGTTGCAGGCGTCGATCGCGGAGCATGGCGTGCTCGTCCCGATCCTGGTACGCGAACGCGGCGACGGCTACGAACTGATCGCCGGCGAGCGCCGCTGGCGGGCCTGCGCGGGCTTGCAGCGCGCCAACATTCCGGCGATCGTGCGGCGCAGCGACGATCGCGAAAGTTTGGAAGTCGCCATCGTCGAGAACTTGCAGCGCGAAGATCTCAACGCGTTGGAAGAAGCCGCCGGCATCTCGGACCTCATCGAGTCGCATAATTATACGCAGGAGCAAGTGGCAAAACGGCTGGGAAAGAGCCGCCCGACGGTCACCAACGCGTTGCGCATTCTCACGCTCTCCGAGCCGATCAAAGCGTTGATTGCGGACGGCCAAGTGAGTGCCGGCCACGCCAAAGCGCTCTTGGGCGCTCCCGAAAACACGCGGCTGCAGCTGGCGCGCCGGATCGCAAGCGACGGGTTAAGCGTGCGCGCTCTGGAAAAAATCGTCGCGCGTTTGCAAGCCCCGCCCGCAGCGAAACCGGCGGCGCGGCATGTGTCGCCGGACGATCGCGACTTCGAGGATCGCTTGCGGCGCCGGTTGGGCGCGCGAGTGGCGCTGCGCAGGTCCGGTCAGGGCGGCGCGATCGAGATTCGCTACGCCGACGAAACC from Candidatus Rubrimentiphilum sp. includes:
- a CDS encoding ParB/RepB/Spo0J family partition protein, whose product is MSSAPKRGLGRGLGALLGDARATAAPASMAEGIREIPIDRIRPNPHQPRKRFDEEGLGELQASIAEHGVLVPILVRERGDGYELIAGERRWRACAGLQRANIPAIVRRSDDRESLEVAIVENLQREDLNALEEAAGISDLIESHNYTQEQVAKRLGKSRPTVTNALRILTLSEPIKALIADGQVSAGHAKALLGAPENTRLQLARRIASDGLSVRALEKIVARLQAPPAAKPAARHVSPDDRDFEDRLRRRLGARVALRRSGQGGAIEIRYADETDLMRIAELLLGSE